Proteins from a genomic interval of Chloroflexota bacterium:
- a CDS encoding helix-turn-helix domain-containing protein, translated as MSDELFLTVPEVAERLRMNPETIRVWLRDGRLRGVRPGGKRAGWRIPESEVRRILGGHSVASDPS; from the coding sequence ATGAGCGATGAGCTGTTCCTGACGGTACCCGAGGTCGCGGAGCGTCTGCGCATGAATCCCGAGACCATTCGCGTCTGGCTGCGAGATGGTCGGCTGCGCGGCGTGCGGCCCGGCGGCAAGCGTGCCGGCTGGCGCATCCCAGAGTCCGAAGTCCGGCGAATCCTCGGCGGCCATTCAGTCGCGAGCGATCCGAGCTGA
- a CDS encoding site-specific integrase has protein sequence MPKKQTPTDVDGTEESPKAQKRKAKKRADREGTLYFDAKRKLWVGEVMVGYRADGKPDIRRTTARRQDDCKAKLDGIKAKAAGGLLPDAERRGETLAALLSAWLTSVRPDIRTNTDRRYEQCVRFHFLPALGAIKLSELKAARIQQFLAVKRTAPREKASSKREDGHRPLTARTVQQLYVVLNTALRWGLRKGFISVNPCDRVDPPRVERREIQPLSPEQTAKLLSTAAEAGDTLLGLWEMAAFTGARQGELLALRWSDVDLNEGRLTIRRTQVATRKGGAEYNPTKSKDGYRVLDLAPDAVAALRAHQDRQKWVQQKLREAYGDPDLVFASAVGTPLQATNVSRRFKALLAVAGLPTSTRFHDLRHGAATMMLAAGEDAPTVSQYLGHSTPAVTMSIYAHVVPGAKRRAATRLADTIRQARTP, from the coding sequence ATGCCGAAGAAGCAGACACCGACTGACGTGGACGGTACCGAAGAGTCTCCCAAGGCCCAGAAGCGCAAGGCTAAGAAGCGCGCTGATCGCGAGGGCACCCTCTATTTCGACGCGAAGCGGAAGCTCTGGGTAGGCGAGGTGATGGTCGGCTACCGGGCTGACGGCAAGCCAGACATTCGCCGTACGACGGCGCGCCGGCAGGACGACTGCAAGGCCAAACTTGACGGCATCAAGGCCAAGGCCGCCGGCGGACTACTCCCTGACGCCGAACGGCGCGGAGAGACGCTTGCAGCGCTTCTGAGCGCGTGGCTGACGAGCGTCCGGCCCGACATTCGGACCAACACCGATCGCCGCTATGAGCAGTGCGTCCGCTTCCACTTCCTACCAGCGCTCGGGGCAATCAAGTTGTCCGAGTTGAAGGCTGCGCGGATTCAGCAGTTCTTGGCCGTAAAGCGCACAGCGCCGCGTGAGAAGGCGAGCAGCAAGCGTGAAGACGGTCACCGCCCGCTGACTGCCCGCACCGTGCAACAGCTCTATGTGGTGCTCAACACGGCCCTTCGGTGGGGTTTGCGCAAAGGCTTCATCTCAGTCAACCCGTGCGATCGCGTGGACCCGCCGCGCGTGGAGCGACGCGAGATTCAGCCGCTGAGTCCCGAGCAGACCGCGAAACTGCTCAGTACGGCGGCAGAGGCGGGCGACACACTGCTCGGCCTGTGGGAGATGGCGGCGTTCACCGGCGCGCGCCAGGGCGAGCTTTTGGCGCTCCGCTGGTCAGACGTGGACTTGAACGAAGGTCGTCTCACGATCCGTCGCACGCAAGTAGCCACGAGAAAGGGCGGGGCCGAGTACAACCCGACAAAGTCGAAGGACGGGTATCGTGTTCTGGACCTGGCCCCCGATGCCGTCGCCGCGCTACGGGCCCACCAGGATCGTCAGAAGTGGGTACAACAGAAGCTCCGCGAAGCCTATGGAGACCCAGACCTCGTCTTTGCCTCTGCGGTCGGCACGCCCCTCCAGGCGACGAACGTCAGCCGAAGGTTCAAGGCACTCCTCGCCGTGGCCGGCCTGCCGACTTCGACCCGCTTTCACGACCTGCGGCACGGGGCGGCGACCATGATGCTCGCGGCCGGTGAAGATGCCCCTACCGTGAGCCAGTACCTCGGTCACAGCACGCCCGCCGTGACGATGTCCATCTACGCGCACGTGGTCCCGGGTGCGAAGCGGCGGGCCGCTACGCGCCTCGCAGATACCATCCGGCAAGCCCGAACGCCATAG
- a CDS encoding MBL fold metallo-hydrolase: MPPISFERVHDRVYRLGVPFEGGGLTNMYLVRGAKTAVIDTAVLGAPTEYLAPALEEIGLGLGQVDYVLNTHGHMDHLGGNSEMKDAGAEIAIHSADAERTRNNRGHVDRSADGLAVLGLMDRLPAREAMLLRLLGREVGCDRELEDGDVVDLGNDLKLTVVHTPGHTPGAVCYYWEAAGILITGDSIQARGSRVGGMPVLEDPSVYPSSLKKAEGVGATTLFMGHAFKGRDGDLGPVATGGTVADVFRESHLTHEAWMKAVSQALSELPNGSGGERAMRAVGLLRESFALNDVDGGYPSSGTTTIPAYLRTAAR, encoded by the coding sequence ATGCCACCGATCAGCTTCGAGCGTGTCCATGACCGCGTCTATCGGCTTGGCGTGCCGTTCGAGGGCGGCGGCCTGACGAACATGTACCTGGTGCGTGGCGCGAAGACCGCTGTGATCGACACGGCGGTGCTCGGCGCGCCCACCGAGTATCTCGCGCCGGCCCTCGAGGAGATCGGGCTGGGCCTGGGCCAGGTGGACTATGTGCTCAATACGCACGGGCACATGGATCATCTGGGCGGCAACTCCGAGATGAAGGATGCTGGCGCGGAGATCGCCATTCATTCGGCGGATGCCGAGCGGACCAGGAACAACCGGGGCCACGTGGACCGCTCGGCAGACGGTCTCGCGGTGCTTGGCCTGATGGATCGGCTCCCGGCCCGTGAGGCGATGCTGCTGCGGCTGCTCGGGCGCGAGGTCGGCTGCGACCGCGAGCTTGAGGATGGCGACGTGGTGGACCTGGGCAACGATCTGAAGCTGACCGTCGTTCACACGCCCGGCCACACGCCCGGTGCGGTCTGCTACTACTGGGAGGCGGCCGGCATCCTGATCACGGGCGACTCGATCCAGGCGCGCGGGAGTCGAGTCGGCGGGATGCCGGTCCTCGAAGATCCGTCCGTCTACCCGTCCAGCTTGAAGAAGGCCGAGGGCGTCGGCGCGACGACCCTCTTCATGGGACACGCGTTCAAGGGGCGAGACGGCGACCTCGGCCCGGTGGCGACCGGCGGCACGGTGGCCGACGTGTTCCGCGAGAGCCATCTGACGCATGAGGCCTGGATGAAGGCGGTCTCGCAGGCGCTGTCGGAGCTGCCGAACGGCTCGGGCGGCGAGCGGGCGATGCGCGCGGTGGGGCTGCTGCGGGAGTCGTTCGCGTTGAACGACGTGGATGGCGGCTATCCATCGTCCGGCACCACGACCATCCCGGCCTACTTGCGGACGGCAGCGCGTTAA
- a CDS encoding dienelactone hydrolase family protein, which yields MSWNSFRTDSQQAIVAGITTITGGKGDQIHAYVARPEGPGPFPGVLLMHHLPGWDELYMEFARRFAQHGYTAVCPDLYCRVGHGTPDEVAAKARAEGGADDNEVVADADQAIQWLRAQPTSNGKVGVVGTCSGGRHALLVASKLKNVDACVDLWGGRVVMAPDALTPRLPVAPIDLTADLSCPLLGLFGNDDAAPTPAEVDQHEAELKKHGKNYEFHRYDGAGHAFWYHDRPVFRPQQAMDAWAKTFDFLGRYLS from the coding sequence ATGTCGTGGAACTCGTTCAGGACCGATTCGCAGCAGGCCATCGTGGCCGGCATCACCACCATCACCGGCGGCAAGGGCGACCAGATTCACGCCTACGTCGCGCGCCCGGAGGGGCCAGGGCCGTTCCCCGGCGTCCTCCTGATGCACCATCTGCCCGGCTGGGACGAGCTCTACATGGAGTTCGCTCGCCGGTTCGCGCAGCACGGCTACACGGCCGTCTGCCCCGACCTGTACTGCCGTGTCGGGCACGGCACGCCCGACGAGGTCGCGGCGAAGGCCCGCGCCGAAGGCGGCGCCGACGACAACGAGGTAGTCGCCGACGCCGACCAGGCGATCCAGTGGCTGCGGGCCCAGCCCACCAGCAACGGCAAGGTCGGCGTGGTCGGCACCTGCTCCGGCGGCCGGCATGCCCTGCTCGTCGCCTCGAAGCTGAAGAACGTGGACGCCTGCGTCGATCTTTGGGGCGGCCGCGTCGTGATGGCCCCTGACGCGCTCACGCCGCGGCTGCCGGTCGCGCCCATCGACCTGACCGCTGACCTGAGCTGCCCGCTGCTCGGCCTCTTCGGCAACGATGACGCCGCGCCAACGCCGGCCGAAGTCGATCAACACGAGGCCGAGCTGAAGAAACACGGCAAGAACTACGAGTTCCACCGCTACGACGGCGCCGGGCACGCCTTCTGGTACCACGACCGGCCCGTCTTCCGGCCGCAGCAGGCGATGGACGCCTGGGCAAAGACGTTCGACTTCCTCGGCCGCTACCTCTCGTAG
- a CDS encoding cytochrome b N-terminal domain-containing protein, translating to MKLLKRAWAWLDDRIGWSSAIWPIVVHPVPKVNWWYVLGSATLIAFIVQVVTGVALAFTYVPAPNAAYESLDFITNRAVFGNVVRGLHYWGSSAMVVLAFAHLAHVFLIGAFKFPREVNWLTGVVLLGMTLAMAFTGQLLRWNQDAYWAVSLMASMASRVPLVGDLLVDIIIAGQTVGGATLTRFYATHVFLIPAAMFVLVGLHLYLVIRHGVSEMPRPGRPVNPKTYRQEYDELLHRDGIPFWPDFAWKDVVFALVTGSLVLLLAVVLGAPELGPQANPTNLEAHPKPDWYFLWLFALLSYAPPALESLVIVGLPLLLGILLVIVPFTAPAGERSWKRRPWAVATVVFFGLSAGALMWQGHRSPWAPVLHAEVPASVSGDLRGDAARGSALFASEACLACHLVGGAGGQRGPDLTFVGDRLTREQLIWRILYGGNNMPAYGQMLSPDDLDALVAFLSERRSR from the coding sequence ATGAAGCTCCTCAAGCGCGCCTGGGCCTGGCTCGACGACCGGATCGGCTGGTCGTCGGCGATCTGGCCGATTGTCGTGCATCCGGTTCCGAAGGTGAACTGGTGGTACGTGCTGGGCAGCGCCACGCTGATCGCGTTCATCGTGCAGGTGGTGACGGGCGTGGCGCTGGCGTTCACCTACGTGCCGGCCCCCAATGCCGCCTACGAGTCGCTGGACTTCATCACCAATCGAGCGGTGTTCGGCAACGTCGTGCGGGGCCTGCACTACTGGGGGTCGTCGGCGATGGTCGTGCTGGCGTTCGCCCACCTCGCGCACGTCTTCCTGATCGGCGCGTTCAAGTTCCCGCGCGAGGTCAACTGGCTGACGGGCGTGGTCCTGCTGGGCATGACGTTGGCGATGGCGTTCACCGGCCAGTTGCTGCGTTGGAACCAGGATGCCTACTGGGCGGTCTCGCTGATGGCGTCGATGGCCTCGCGGGTGCCGCTGGTTGGCGATCTGCTGGTTGACATCATCATCGCCGGGCAGACGGTCGGCGGCGCGACGCTCACGCGGTTCTACGCAACCCACGTCTTCCTGATCCCGGCCGCGATGTTCGTGCTGGTTGGCTTGCACCTGTACCTCGTGATCCGCCACGGCGTGTCCGAGATGCCAAGGCCCGGTCGACCGGTCAACCCGAAGACCTATCGCCAGGAGTACGACGAACTGCTGCACCGCGATGGCATCCCGTTCTGGCCGGATTTTGCCTGGAAGGATGTCGTCTTCGCGCTGGTGACCGGCTCGCTGGTGCTGCTGCTGGCCGTGGTGCTCGGCGCTCCCGAGCTGGGCCCGCAGGCCAACCCCACGAATCTCGAAGCGCACCCGAAGCCGGACTGGTACTTCCTGTGGCTGTTCGCGCTGCTGAGCTACGCGCCGCCAGCCCTGGAAAGTCTGGTGATCGTAGGGTTGCCCCTGTTGCTGGGCATCCTGCTGGTGATCGTGCCGTTCACCGCGCCGGCCGGCGAGCGGAGCTGGAAACGGCGACCCTGGGCTGTCGCGACGGTCGTCTTTTTCGGGTTGTCGGCCGGTGCGCTGATGTGGCAGGGCCACCGCTCGCCGTGGGCGCCGGTGCTGCACGCCGAGGTGCCGGCGAGCGTCTCGGGCGACCTCCGTGGCGACGCCGCCCGTGGCTCGGCGCTGTTCGCCTCGGAGGCCTGCCTCGCCTGCCACCTGGTCGGCGGCGCGGGCGGCCAACGCGGCCCAGACCTGACGTTCGTCGGCGACCGGCTGACGCGCGAGCAGCTGATCTGGCGCATCCTGTACGGTGGTAACAATATGCCAGCCTACGGCCAGATGCTCTCGCCAGACGACCTCGACGCGCTGGTGGCGTTCCTGTCGGAACGACGCAGCCGCTGA
- a CDS encoding Rieske (2Fe-2S) protein, with amino-acid sequence MTDRAQTATADLLDRRAFLNRLSLLLSGLIGLVLSVPILAYLLTPLLRRAPGVWLNIGTTDTFKVGETVQVAIEDPSPLPWAGETTRTAIWLRRDGQTDFTAFAVNCTHLACPVNWQAQAKIFLCPCHGGVFYGDGRVAAGPPPRPLPRYDVRVQGANVQVLTRRVPIGGD; translated from the coding sequence ATGACTGATCGCGCGCAGACGGCGACCGCCGACCTGCTCGACCGACGTGCCTTCCTGAACCGCCTGAGCCTGCTGCTGAGCGGCCTGATCGGCCTGGTGCTGAGCGTGCCGATCCTGGCCTACCTGTTGACGCCGCTGCTCAGGCGCGCGCCGGGCGTCTGGCTGAACATCGGGACGACCGACACGTTCAAGGTCGGCGAGACGGTCCAGGTCGCCATCGAAGACCCGTCACCGTTGCCCTGGGCCGGCGAGACCACCAGGACGGCCATCTGGCTGCGCCGGGACGGCCAGACCGACTTCACCGCGTTCGCCGTGAACTGCACGCACCTCGCCTGCCCCGTGAACTGGCAGGCGCAGGCGAAGATCTTCCTCTGCCCGTGCCACGGCGGCGTCTTCTACGGCGATGGCCGGGTGGCAGCCGGGCCGCCGCCCCGCCCGCTCCCGCGGTACGACGTGCGGGTGCAGGGCGCGAACGTCCAGGTGCTGACGCGTCGCGTCCCCATCGGCGGAGACTGA
- the ctaD gene encoding cytochrome c oxidase subunit I, with protein MAAVAHPLPEASRPAERFQGLLSWLATTDHKRIGLLYIATGVLFLAVAGFEALLMRVQLTWPRLEFLSPHAYNVLFTMHGTTMVFLVGMPILFGFINYIVPLQIGAHDMAFPRLNALSYWTFLFGSLILHFSFLLNAAPDMGWYAYAPLTVRPYSTGQGVDFWVISLLVTAVGSIATAVNVVVTVAKLRAPGLTAFRLPIFTWMAVATSIIALYALPPLAAAQIMLLFDRFFGTHFYNAALGADPLLWQHLFWFFGHPEVYILILPAFGMISEIVPVFAGKRIFGYPFVVGSGMFIAFYSMLVWAHHMFTAGMGFIPDAFFGATTMVIAIPTGVKILNWLATIWGGRIRFTIPMMYALALLIMFPIGGVTGVHFATVPIDWQTSDTYYVVAHFHYVLFPGTVFASLGGLYYWFPKMSGRMLDERLGKWQFWLTIVGVNLTFFPMHVVGLMGMPRRVYTYPDLPWWGPINVLVTIGALVTAAGVLLLVVNILYSLRRGRLAGDNPWDAWTLEWATTSPPPAYNFESLPPVRGARPLWDLAHATDEQREEEKRPGESALRAATDDGSFLARTRASLLGMYIFIASESFFFGGLLTAFLYYRTRDAGGFGPHDLDIVTTGLFSIALFASSATVVMAERRLHHGDHRGFQIWLGVTVALGAVFVGGQLLEYATLYREGVRLSSNLFSSAFFTLTGFHGLHVLIGLLALGIVGGLSARGAFRDGRHLGAVESVSWYWHFVDGVWVVVFSTVYLLAWVM; from the coding sequence ATGGCCGCCGTGGCGCATCCTCTCCCCGAGGCCTCCCGCCCCGCCGAGCGCTTCCAGGGGCTGCTCTCCTGGCTCGCCACCACCGACCACAAGCGCATCGGCCTCCTCTACATCGCGACAGGCGTCCTGTTCCTGGCCGTGGCTGGCTTCGAAGCGCTGCTGATGCGGGTGCAGCTGACCTGGCCGCGTCTGGAGTTCCTCAGTCCGCACGCCTACAACGTCCTGTTCACGATGCACGGCACGACCATGGTCTTCCTGGTCGGCATGCCGATCCTCTTCGGATTCATCAACTACATCGTGCCACTGCAGATCGGCGCGCACGACATGGCGTTCCCCCGGCTGAACGCCCTCAGCTACTGGACGTTCCTCTTCGGCTCGCTGATCCTCCACTTCAGCTTTCTGCTGAACGCCGCCCCGGACATGGGCTGGTACGCCTACGCGCCGCTGACCGTCCGACCGTACTCGACAGGGCAAGGCGTCGATTTCTGGGTGATCAGCCTGCTGGTGACGGCCGTCGGAAGCATCGCGACCGCCGTCAACGTCGTGGTGACCGTCGCCAAACTGCGCGCGCCCGGCCTGACGGCGTTCCGGCTGCCGATCTTCACCTGGATGGCCGTCGCCACCTCGATCATCGCCCTGTACGCGCTGCCGCCGCTGGCTGCCGCCCAGATCATGCTGCTGTTCGACCGGTTCTTCGGGACGCACTTCTACAACGCGGCGCTCGGAGCGGACCCGCTGCTCTGGCAGCACCTGTTCTGGTTCTTCGGGCACCCCGAGGTCTACATCCTGATCCTGCCGGCCTTCGGGATGATCTCCGAGATCGTGCCCGTGTTCGCCGGCAAGCGCATCTTCGGCTATCCGTTCGTCGTCGGCTCGGGGATGTTCATCGCCTTCTACTCGATGCTCGTCTGGGCGCACCACATGTTCACGGCGGGCATGGGGTTCATCCCGGACGCCTTCTTCGGCGCCACCACGATGGTGATCGCGATCCCGACCGGTGTGAAGATCCTCAACTGGCTGGCGACGATCTGGGGCGGTCGCATCCGCTTCACCATCCCGATGATGTATGCGCTGGCCCTCTTGATCATGTTCCCGATTGGCGGCGTGACGGGCGTCCACTTCGCCACCGTCCCGATCGACTGGCAGACCTCCGACACCTACTACGTGGTGGCGCACTTCCACTACGTCCTCTTCCCGGGCACGGTCTTCGCATCGTTGGGCGGCCTCTACTACTGGTTCCCCAAGATGAGCGGCCGCATGCTGGACGAGCGCCTCGGGAAGTGGCAGTTCTGGCTCACGATTGTCGGCGTCAACCTGACGTTCTTCCCGATGCACGTCGTCGGGCTGATGGGGATGCCGCGCCGCGTCTACACCTACCCGGATCTGCCCTGGTGGGGGCCGATCAACGTCCTGGTCACCATCGGCGCGCTGGTGACGGCGGCGGGCGTGCTGCTGCTCGTGGTGAACATCCTCTACAGCCTACGGCGCGGCCGGCTGGCTGGCGACAACCCGTGGGATGCCTGGACGCTCGAATGGGCCACGACCTCCCCGCCGCCAGCCTACAACTTCGAGAGTCTGCCGCCGGTCCGCGGCGCCCGGCCGCTCTGGGATCTCGCCCACGCCACCGACGAGCAGCGCGAGGAGGAGAAGCGGCCCGGCGAGAGCGCCCTCCGCGCCGCCACCGACGACGGCAGCTTTCTGGCACGCACGCGCGCATCGCTGCTCGGCATGTACATCTTCATCGCCTCGGAGAGCTTCTTCTTCGGCGGCCTGCTGACGGCGTTCCTGTACTACCGCACCCGCGACGCCGGCGGGTTTGGCCCACACGACCTGGATATCGTGACCACTGGCCTTTTCAGCATCGCGCTGTTCGCCAGCAGCGCGACCGTCGTGATGGCCGAGCGGCGGCTGCACCACGGCGACCATCGCGGGTTTCAGATCTGGCTCGGGGTCACGGTCGCCCTCGGCGCGGTGTTCGTCGGCGGTCAGCTCCTGGAGTACGCGACCCTCTACCGCGAAGGTGTCCGACTGAGCAGTAACCTGTTCAGTTCGGCGTTCTTCACGCTGACCGGATTCCACGGTCTGCACGTGCTGATCGGGCTGCTGGCACTGGGGATCGTCGGCGGGCTGTCCGCGCGCGGCGCGTTCCGAGACGGTCGGCACCTCGGCGCGGTCGAATCCGTCTCGTGGTACTGGCACTTCGTGGACGGCGTGTGGGTCGTCGTCTTCTCGACCGTGTACCTGTTGGCGTGGGTGATGTAG
- the coxB gene encoding cytochrome c oxidase subunit II, producing MGSHHSTRRTLPSATLLGGALALLAAGCTRIDGLAPVTTQGDAVHWLFMFELGLAFLVAGAVGCAVVYAMFKFRDRPGAPDPPQIHGNTRLELAWTGAPALLLVLLFVLMVRSMSTVEAEAATSLRVRVIAHQWWFEYQYPELGIITANELHLPVGQPVRLELESADVVHNFWIPQFGWKKDNTPNRTTHMNVVVNEAGTFDGACTEFCGTQHAWMRIRAVASPPAEFQAWVTRNQRPAQSSARGQQVFQQNTCVSCHAIQGVSDARVGPDLSHVGSRTTLGAGVLGNSPDELRSWIVEPGRIKPGALMPGYPDLPEDDLRALVEYLGGLK from the coding sequence TTGGGCAGTCACCACTCCACTCGGCGTACCCTGCCGTCAGCCACCCTCCTCGGGGGAGCGCTGGCCCTGCTGGCCGCTGGCTGCACGCGCATCGACGGCCTGGCGCCCGTCACGACGCAGGGCGACGCTGTCCACTGGCTCTTCATGTTCGAGCTGGGGCTGGCGTTCCTGGTGGCCGGGGCCGTCGGCTGTGCCGTCGTCTATGCCATGTTCAAGTTCCGCGACCGCCCTGGCGCCCCTGATCCGCCTCAGATCCACGGCAATACCCGCCTTGAGCTGGCCTGGACCGGCGCGCCGGCCCTGCTGCTGGTGCTGTTGTTCGTCCTGATGGTCAGGTCCATGTCGACCGTCGAGGCCGAGGCGGCGACCTCGCTGCGCGTCCGCGTCATCGCGCATCAGTGGTGGTTCGAGTACCAGTACCCTGAGCTCGGGATCATCACCGCCAACGAGCTGCACCTGCCGGTCGGGCAGCCGGTTCGGCTGGAGCTGGAGTCGGCCGACGTCGTCCACAACTTCTGGATCCCGCAGTTCGGTTGGAAGAAGGACAACACGCCCAACCGAACCACGCACATGAACGTCGTCGTCAACGAGGCCGGCACCTTCGACGGGGCGTGCACCGAGTTTTGCGGCACGCAGCACGCCTGGATGCGGATTCGAGCAGTCGCGTCGCCGCCCGCCGAGTTTCAGGCCTGGGTGACCCGCAACCAGCGGCCGGCCCAGTCTTCGGCGCGCGGACAGCAGGTGTTCCAGCAGAACACCTGCGTGAGCTGCCACGCGATCCAGGGCGTGAGCGATGCCCGCGTCGGTCCCGACCTCTCGCATGTCGGATCGCGCACGACCCTTGGCGCGGGCGTGCTGGGCAACTCGCCCGACGAGCTGCGCTCCTGGATCGTCGAGCCGGGGCGGATCAAGCCGGGCGCACTGATGCCCGGCTACCCCGACCTGCCGGAGGACGATCTGCGGGCGCTGGTCGAGTATCTGGGAGGGCTGAAGTAG
- a CDS encoding bifunctional folylpolyglutamate synthase/dihydrofolate synthase, whose translation MTAHETGSPSISPREREALAWLFRFSDWERGVGWSRDAAPEEVWKLGRTRGLLDLAGAPDRALRIVHVAGTKGKGSTVAYLEAVVLAAGWRTAVYTQPHLHEYRERIRIDGQPVDPERFADGVDRLRVLVGRFAALHPEAGAPTTFELTTVLAALLGAEAGVDLMIAEVGLGGRLDATNALDTDVAVIARIGLDHRQILGRTLAEIAGEKSAIVRPGQPVLSVRQRPSAQAVVERQCERVGAHLRTVSPLRIVLADDGSEQVVGRLASGKRFRTRPGLAQLLEGIGEHQRQNAALAVAAADALTDRGLPLTARAVEQGLAAAWLPARLELVRLRPRVLIDAAHNIDSARALAEELGHWQTRPVWLVLGILRDKDAPPILRELLPLADGVIVVTPTSPRALPAEHLGAACALIGDLPVKRSSSVAAGIAQARKLAGPDGAVVVTGSFATASEARASLGLAGVVTGAARQAWLRAGGLESEP comes from the coding sequence ATGACGGCGCATGAGACTGGGAGCCCGTCGATCTCGCCCCGCGAGCGCGAGGCGCTCGCCTGGCTGTTCCGCTTCTCGGATTGGGAGCGCGGCGTCGGCTGGAGCCGCGATGCCGCCCCGGAGGAGGTCTGGAAGCTCGGCCGGACGCGTGGACTGCTCGACCTGGCCGGGGCGCCGGATCGGGCGCTGCGCATCGTCCACGTGGCGGGCACCAAGGGCAAGGGATCGACGGTTGCCTACCTCGAAGCTGTCGTGCTGGCGGCCGGCTGGCGGACGGCGGTCTACACCCAGCCGCACCTGCACGAGTACCGCGAGCGCATCCGGATCGACGGACAGCCGGTGGACCCAGAGCGTTTCGCCGATGGCGTTGACCGGCTCCGCGTGCTGGTCGGCCGGTTCGCAGCGCTGCACCCGGAGGCCGGCGCGCCGACCACCTTCGAGCTGACAACGGTCCTGGCGGCGTTGCTGGGGGCCGAGGCCGGCGTTGACCTGATGATCGCCGAAGTCGGGCTGGGCGGCCGGCTCGACGCCACGAACGCCCTCGACACCGACGTGGCGGTCATCGCCCGCATCGGACTGGACCATCGCCAGATCCTGGGTCGCACCCTGGCTGAGATCGCAGGCGAGAAGTCGGCCATCGTGCGGCCGGGCCAGCCCGTACTCTCGGTCCGCCAGCGTCCATCAGCCCAGGCGGTGGTCGAACGACAGTGCGAGCGGGTCGGCGCGCATCTGCGAACGGTCTCGCCATTGCGGATCGTGCTGGCAGACGACGGCTCCGAGCAGGTTGTCGGTCGGCTCGCGTCGGGCAAGCGGTTCCGCACTCGTCCCGGACTGGCGCAATTGCTCGAAGGAATCGGCGAGCACCAGCGTCAGAATGCGGCGCTGGCGGTGGCCGCGGCGGATGCGCTGACTGATCGTGGCCTGCCGCTCACGGCGCGGGCCGTGGAACAGGGATTGGCCGCCGCCTGGCTGCCGGCCCGCCTGGAGCTGGTGCGGCTCCGACCGCGCGTGCTGATCGATGCAGCCCACAACATCGACTCGGCACGTGCCCTCGCCGAGGAGCTTGGGCACTGGCAGACGAGGCCGGTCTGGTTGGTGCTCGGGATCCTCCGGGACAAGGACGCCCCGCCCATCCTGCGCGAGCTGCTGCCGCTGGCGGACGGCGTTATCGTCGTGACGCCGACAAGCCCGCGCGCGCTGCCGGCCGAGCACCTGGGCGCGGCCTGCGCGTTGATCGGCGACCTGCCCGTGAAGCGGTCGTCGTCCGTGGCGGCCGGCATCGCGCAGGCCCGCAAGCTCGCCGGACCGGATGGGGCGGTGGTGGTGACGGGATCGTTCGCGACGGCCAGCGAGGCGCGGGCGTCGCTCGGGCTGGCTGGCGTGGTGACCGGCGCCGCCCGGCAGGCGTGGCTGCGAGCCGGCGGCCTGGAATCCGAACCGTAG
- a CDS encoding HAD family hydrolase: MSGLIVFDFDNTLVHSKIDFLGIRRELLELLRQAGHPEAYGEAEGLMRLSIGQIIASGTAHAPDIHDEAWRIVVEYETAGMIAATIEPNAVETLHALRDHGFSLTVLTNNARPATLAALDLFAMSSAFDLVLTRDEAAMKPDPAGIRIAMERLAVGRDRTVMVGDSWMDGAAAARAGVQYVGFQARPTVLAERGVAYWAVVEHLTDLMPLLTGPWPTEAAGGAS; the protein is encoded by the coding sequence TTGAGCGGACTGATCGTCTTCGATTTCGACAATACGCTGGTTCACTCCAAGATCGACTTTCTGGGGATCCGGCGCGAGCTGCTGGAGCTGTTGCGGCAGGCCGGCCACCCGGAGGCCTATGGCGAGGCCGAGGGGCTGATGCGCCTGTCCATCGGGCAGATCATCGCGTCTGGGACCGCGCACGCCCCAGACATCCACGACGAGGCGTGGCGCATCGTCGTGGAGTACGAGACGGCGGGGATGATCGCCGCCACCATCGAGCCGAACGCCGTCGAGACGCTGCACGCCCTGCGCGATCACGGTTTCAGCCTCACGGTGCTGACGAACAACGCTCGGCCGGCCACCCTGGCCGCCCTCGATCTCTTCGCAATGTCCTCAGCGTTCGATCTGGTGCTGACGCGCGATGAGGCCGCCATGAAGCCGGATCCGGCCGGCATCCGGATCGCGATGGAGCGGCTGGCCGTCGGCAGGGATCGCACGGTGATGGTCGGCGACTCCTGGATGGACGGCGCGGCGGCGGCGCGAGCCGGCGTGCAGTACGTCGGATTTCAGGCCCGCCCGACGGTGCTGGCCGAGCGCGGCGTGGCCTACTGGGCGGTGGTGGAGCACCTGACGGACCTGATGCCGTTGCTGACTGGCCCCTGGCCCACAGAGGCGGCAGGCGGCGCTTCATGA